A genomic window from Oceanobacillus timonensis includes:
- the rplS gene encoding 50S ribosomal protein L19, with protein sequence MQQIIADVTKDQLRTDHPDFRPGDTLKVHVKVVEGSRERIQVFEGVVIKRQNGGISETFTVRKISYGIGVERTFPLHSPRVDKIEVSRRGIVRRAKLYYLRNLRGKAARIKERR encoded by the coding sequence ATGCAACAAATTATTGCAGACGTAACCAAAGATCAATTGCGTACAGATCATCCTGATTTTCGACCTGGTGATACATTAAAAGTTCACGTAAAGGTTGTAGAGGGTAGTCGTGAGCGTATCCAGGTATTTGAAGGTGTTGTAATCAAACGTCAAAACGGCGGAATCAGCGAAACATTTACAGTAAGAAAAATTTCTTACGGTATTGGTGTGGAGCGTACTTTCCCATTACATTCACCAAGAGTTGATAAAATCGAAGTTTCTCGTCGCGGTATCGTACGTCGTGCGAAGCTTTATTATCTTCGTAACCTGCGCGGAAAAGCAGCTCGTATTAAAGAGCGTCGCTAA
- the trmD gene encoding tRNA (guanosine(37)-N1)-methyltransferase TrmD codes for MHIDILTLFPEMFHGVMESSILKKAADKEQFSYQLIDFRDYSTNKHKKTDDYPYGGGAGMVLTPQPVFDAVEAVKKDSKSRPRVVLMCPQGEAYTQQKAEEFAQEDHLIFICGHYEGYDERIREHLVTDEISIGDYVLTGGELGAMVVVDSVVRLLPEALGNEASAKQDSFSTGLLEHPHYTRPADFRGMKVPDVLLSGNHANIDAWRRKESLKRTAQRRPDLLGNQALNEADKKILQEIKNNEK; via the coding sequence ATGCATATTGATATTCTGACGCTTTTCCCGGAAATGTTCCATGGTGTAATGGAAAGCTCTATTTTAAAGAAAGCAGCAGATAAAGAACAGTTTTCTTATCAGCTCATTGACTTTCGTGATTATTCGACAAATAAACATAAAAAGACAGATGATTATCCTTATGGCGGAGGAGCAGGCATGGTGCTGACTCCACAGCCTGTATTTGATGCGGTGGAAGCTGTAAAAAAAGACAGTAAATCCCGTCCCCGTGTGGTTTTAATGTGTCCTCAAGGAGAAGCTTATACACAACAAAAAGCAGAAGAATTTGCGCAGGAGGACCATTTGATTTTTATATGCGGTCATTATGAAGGGTATGATGAACGAATTCGTGAGCATCTGGTAACGGATGAAATATCCATCGGCGACTATGTATTAACAGGCGGAGAACTGGGGGCCATGGTTGTTGTAGATAGCGTTGTTCGGCTATTGCCGGAAGCACTTGGAAATGAAGCGTCGGCTAAGCAGGATTCTTTTTCAACAGGTTTATTGGAGCACCCCCATTATACACGTCCGGCTGATTTTCGGGGAATGAAGGTTCCGGATGTCCTTTTATCAGGTAACCATGCGAATATTGATGCTTGGAGAAGGAAGGAATCTTTGAAACGAACCGCTCAAAGACGCCCAGATTTGTTGGGAAATCAAGCGTTGAATGAAGCGGATAAAAAAATACTTCAAGAAATAAAAAATAACGAAAAGTAG
- the rimM gene encoding ribosome maturation factor RimM (Essential for efficient processing of 16S rRNA), which produces MHTEKLKIGKIVNTHGVRGEVKILRVTDFEERFTPGNEVILVSDDGDTSLTIASHRIHKGFDLLTFEGYTNMNEVEKWKGLNLYIDKNQTEELEENAFYYHEIIGCVVQTTDGDTLGKVKEILSPGANDVWVVQRPGMKDLLIPYIEDVIKKVDIQTGVITVELMEGMLD; this is translated from the coding sequence ATGCACACAGAGAAATTAAAAATTGGAAAAATCGTTAATACACATGGCGTTCGAGGTGAAGTGAAAATTTTGCGTGTTACCGATTTTGAAGAACGGTTCACTCCCGGCAATGAAGTAATTCTCGTATCAGATGATGGGGATACTTCATTAACCATTGCGTCACACCGCATTCATAAAGGTTTTGACTTACTGACATTCGAAGGATATACAAATATGAATGAAGTGGAGAAGTGGAAGGGTTTGAATTTGTATATCGATAAAAATCAAACAGAAGAATTGGAAGAGAATGCGTTTTACTATCATGAAATTATCGGCTGCGTGGTTCAGACAACGGACGGAGATACTTTAGGGAAAGTAAAAGAAATCCTGTCTCCTGGTGCTAATGATGTCTGGGTTGTACAAAGACCTGGTATGAAGGATTTGTTAATACCTTACATTGAAGATGTAATTAAAAAGGTAGATATTCAAACGGGAGTTATTACAGTGGAGTTAATGGAAGGGATGTTAGATTAG
- a CDS encoding YlqD family protein: protein MKLIKKVPIKLVVTEESKEKIRQNFTNHKLRLEQECQQLQFEIRKLKNKNTNVRSDMESKFNQEIKNRQEKMKLLDFKIEQLDELEMGSEIVEKEVEALVEVEVGSDWNHIMKEQAIVIKDDKVIRIDD, encoded by the coding sequence TTGAAATTAATCAAAAAAGTTCCCATTAAGTTAGTTGTAACCGAAGAAAGCAAAGAAAAAATCCGCCAAAATTTCACGAATCATAAATTACGTCTTGAACAAGAGTGTCAACAACTCCAATTTGAAATAAGAAAATTAAAGAACAAAAATACAAATGTCCGTTCCGATATGGAATCGAAGTTTAACCAGGAAATTAAAAATCGGCAGGAAAAAATGAAGCTGCTGGATTTTAAAATAGAGCAGCTGGATGAATTAGAAATGGGTAGTGAAATCGTGGAAAAAGAGGTTGAAGCTCTTGTTGAAGTCGAAGTCGGCTCAGATTGGAACCACATTATGAAGGAGCAGGCTATTGTAATTAAAGATGATAAAGTTATCCGAATTGATGATTAG
- a CDS encoding KH domain-containing protein has product MKALIKSIVTSLVDYPDDIVIKETEEDSKVTYHLTVHPDDVGKVIGKNGRVAKAIRTVVYAANTGGNKRIFLDIM; this is encoded by the coding sequence ATGAAAGCCCTGATTAAATCGATTGTTACCTCATTAGTAGATTATCCGGACGATATTGTTATTAAGGAAACCGAAGAAGATTCGAAGGTTACTTATCATTTAACGGTTCATCCGGATGATGTCGGAAAAGTTATTGGCAAAAACGGACGAGTTGCAAAAGCAATCCGTACGGTTGTCTATGCAGCGAATACTGGTGGTAATAAACGCATTTTTTTAGATATTATGTAA
- the rpsP gene encoding 30S ribosomal protein S16 yields MAVKIRLKRMGAKRNPFYRIVVADSRSPRDGRFIEQIGTYNPVVNPVEVKIDEEKALDWMTKGAKPSDTVRNLFSKEGIMKNFHEQKNSK; encoded by the coding sequence ATGGCAGTAAAAATTCGTTTAAAACGTATGGGTGCGAAAAGAAATCCATTCTATCGTATTGTAGTAGCTGACTCTCGTTCTCCACGTGACGGTCGCTTTATCGAACAAATCGGTACGTACAATCCTGTAGTAAATCCGGTTGAAGTTAAAATAGATGAAGAAAAAGCACTTGATTGGATGACAAAAGGCGCGAAGCCAAGTGACACAGTACGTAACCTGTTTTCTAAAGAAGGCATCATGAAGAATTTCCACGAACAAAAAAATTCTAAATAA
- the ffh gene encoding signal recognition particle protein, protein MAFEGLAERLQGTIKKITGKGKVSEQDVKEMTREVRLALLEADVNFKVVKQLIARIKERAVGQEVMESLTPGQQVIKVVKDELTNLMGGEQSKIAVADRSPTVIMMVGLQGAGKTTTTGKLANDLRKNHNRNPLLVACDVYRPAAVDQLETLGTQLDMPVFSLGTEANPVDIANQAIAQAKENHNDYVIIDTAGRLHVDENLMEELQRIKTDVKPDEIFLVVDSMTGQDAVNVAESFNDQLDITGVVLTKLDGDTRGGAALSIKAVTDKPIKFAGMGEKLDQLEAFHPERMASRILGMGDVLSLIEKAQTNVDEKQAKDLEEKMRSMSFTFDDFLEQMGQVRQMGPLDDLMSMIPGSNKMKGLKNAQLDESQLTEVEAIIQSMTKEERQEPSVINGSRRKRIAKGSGTSVAAVNRLLKQFSEMKKMMKQMTNMQKGKKGKGGGMKFPFM, encoded by the coding sequence ATGGCATTTGAAGGATTAGCGGAGCGTCTCCAAGGTACGATAAAGAAAATTACCGGTAAAGGCAAGGTCTCCGAGCAAGATGTGAAAGAGATGACAAGAGAAGTTCGCCTGGCACTGCTGGAAGCGGACGTAAACTTCAAAGTAGTGAAACAGTTAATTGCCCGGATAAAGGAAAGAGCGGTCGGGCAGGAAGTAATGGAAAGTTTAACGCCTGGACAGCAGGTTATCAAAGTAGTGAAAGATGAATTAACCAACTTAATGGGCGGCGAACAAAGTAAAATTGCTGTAGCGGATCGTTCTCCAACGGTTATTATGATGGTCGGTCTCCAAGGTGCTGGTAAGACAACAACTACCGGAAAACTGGCGAATGATTTGCGTAAAAATCATAACCGCAACCCGCTATTAGTTGCTTGTGACGTCTATCGTCCGGCAGCGGTAGATCAATTGGAAACACTGGGAACACAGCTGGATATGCCTGTTTTCTCATTAGGAACAGAGGCAAATCCGGTTGATATTGCCAACCAGGCGATTGCTCAGGCGAAAGAAAATCATAATGATTATGTCATTATTGATACGGCTGGACGTCTCCATGTGGATGAAAACCTTATGGAAGAGTTACAGCGTATCAAAACGGATGTAAAACCGGATGAAATCTTCTTAGTGGTCGATTCCATGACAGGTCAAGATGCAGTCAATGTTGCGGAAAGCTTTAATGATCAGCTGGATATTACCGGAGTAGTTCTGACGAAATTAGATGGGGATACGCGCGGCGGTGCGGCACTTTCTATCAAAGCAGTAACAGATAAGCCGATTAAATTTGCCGGCATGGGTGAAAAATTGGATCAGCTGGAAGCTTTCCACCCGGAACGTATGGCTTCCAGAATACTTGGCATGGGGGACGTGCTCTCTCTTATTGAAAAAGCGCAGACCAATGTAGATGAAAAACAGGCAAAAGACCTTGAAGAAAAAATGCGTTCGATGTCCTTTACATTTGATGATTTCCTGGAACAGATGGGACAGGTGCGTCAAATGGGTCCATTAGATGACTTAATGTCTATGATTCCGGGATCCAACAAGATGAAAGGCTTGAAAAATGCGCAGCTGGACGAAAGTCAGTTGACAGAGGTAGAGGCGATTATTCAATCGATGACAAAAGAAGAACGCCAGGAACCGAGCGTCATTAACGGAAGCAGAAGAAAACGTATTGCAAAAGGGTCCGGAACTTCTGTTGCAGCGGTAAACCGCTTGTTAAAACAGTTCTCCGAAATGAAAAAAATGATGAAGCAGATGACCAATATGCAAAAGGGCAAGAAAGGAAAAGGCGGCGGCATGAAATTTCCTTTCATGTAA
- a CDS encoding putative DNA-binding protein, with protein MLEKTNRINYLFDFYQSLLTPKQCSYMEMYYREDYSLGEISELLEVSRQAVYDNIRRTEKTLESYEDKLHLLSRFEKRTQIIEKLSETVKDPEAQKYVQQLQDID; from the coding sequence TTGTTGGAAAAAACGAACCGGATTAATTATTTATTTGATTTTTATCAATCACTTTTGACACCGAAACAGTGCAGCTATATGGAAATGTATTATCGGGAAGATTATTCTTTGGGAGAAATTTCAGAGCTGTTGGAAGTTTCCAGACAAGCTGTGTATGATAATATTAGAAGAACGGAAAAAACGTTGGAGTCTTATGAGGATAAGCTGCATCTTCTTTCAAGATTTGAAAAAAGAACGCAAATTATTGAAAAGCTTTCGGAAACAGTAAAAGATCCGGAGGCACAGAAATATGTTCAACAATTACAAGATATAGATTAG
- the ftsY gene encoding signal recognition particle-docking protein FtsY, translating to MGFMDKLKQRFKQNEETQEVSEKYQEGMKKTRNSFSGKLNDLIARYRKVDEDFFEELEEVLITADVGVTTVMDLVEELRMEVKRQNIKDSSEIKDVISEKLVEIYYGDEDASIQHMQVDGEGLQVILVVGVNGVGKTTSIGKLAHQLKADGKNVIMAAGDTFRAGAIEQLDIWGERAGVPVIKHNEGSDPAAVIYDGIKAAKSRGSDVLICDTAGRLQNKVNLMNELAKVKRVIEREIPGAPQEVLLVLDATTGQNALTQARTFSEATNVTGIVLTKLDGTAKGGIVLAIRNELQIPVKYVGLGEKIDDLQQFEADAFVYGLFADLGMSEEEKEAE from the coding sequence ATGGGATTTATGGATAAATTAAAACAACGCTTTAAGCAAAATGAAGAAACACAGGAAGTTTCTGAAAAATACCAGGAAGGAATGAAAAAAACAAGGAATTCCTTTTCTGGTAAATTAAATGACCTCATCGCTCGTTATCGCAAGGTGGACGAGGATTTCTTTGAAGAATTGGAAGAGGTTCTTATTACTGCGGATGTCGGCGTTACGACAGTAATGGATCTGGTTGAGGAACTACGAATGGAAGTGAAACGACAAAATATTAAGGATTCCTCGGAAATAAAAGATGTCATCTCCGAAAAACTCGTAGAAATTTATTATGGTGACGAAGATGCGTCTATCCAGCATATGCAGGTAGATGGAGAGGGATTACAGGTGATTCTTGTTGTCGGCGTAAATGGCGTTGGAAAAACAACGAGTATCGGTAAACTTGCCCATCAATTAAAAGCAGATGGCAAAAATGTCATTATGGCAGCCGGGGATACGTTCCGTGCCGGTGCAATCGAACAATTGGACATTTGGGGAGAGCGTGCTGGTGTTCCGGTTATTAAACATAATGAAGGCAGTGATCCTGCTGCAGTCATTTATGATGGGATTAAGGCTGCCAAATCACGCGGCTCAGATGTTTTGATTTGTGACACTGCCGGGAGACTTCAGAATAAAGTAAACCTGATGAATGAACTTGCTAAGGTAAAGCGCGTTATTGAACGTGAAATTCCAGGCGCTCCTCAGGAAGTTCTGCTTGTATTGGATGCAACGACTGGCCAAAATGCGTTAACACAAGCACGTACTTTTTCGGAGGCAACGAATGTAACCGGCATTGTTCTGACCAAATTGGATGGCACAGCAAAAGGCGGCATTGTGCTGGCTATCCGTAATGAATTACAGATTCCGGTCAAATATGTGGGATTAGGCGAAAAAATCGATGACCTGCAGCAGTTTGAAGCAGATGCATTTGTATACGGTTTGTTTGCGGATTTGGGAATGAGTGAGGAAGAGAAGGAAGCAGAATAA